One segment of Candidatus Neomarinimicrobiota bacterium DNA contains the following:
- a CDS encoding ornithine carbamoyltransferase produces the protein MDLNGKDLICTQDWSMEEIAGVLELAESMRKHRYAGEYTGLLKHRTFMMFFYNPSVRTRQSFEAAATELGGHAQFLEPKSMRLKTRQSAGETIEDVARVISRYAVGLGIRILEDQVSAYGDGDKLLREYARYATIPVINMADDRYHPCQGLADIMGLRQHLGKELSGQKLLMVWGRGALARSRCSVQENLLISSRFGMDITVAHPEGYDLDPEVIAQAREHCAGNGAKFQLTHDVTKGYQGANVVCSRNWMSPHAYDSGEFDRAGEVEKALQYPDWICDEAKMKMTANALFLHPMPVDRGNEATDGVASGKRSIIYDVAENRLHVQKAVMALTMSDREVELIP, from the coding sequence ATGGATCTAAACGGTAAAGACCTGATCTGCACCCAGGACTGGTCAATGGAAGAGATTGCCGGGGTTCTGGAACTGGCGGAAAGTATGCGGAAACACCGCTATGCCGGGGAATACACCGGCCTGCTCAAGCACCGGACGTTTATGATGTTTTTCTACAATCCGTCTGTCCGCACCCGGCAGTCCTTTGAGGCGGCGGCTACGGAACTGGGAGGGCACGCTCAGTTCCTGGAACCCAAATCCATGCGGCTGAAGACCAGGCAGAGCGCAGGGGAAACGATTGAGGATGTCGCCAGGGTGATAAGCCGGTACGCCGTGGGTCTGGGGATCAGGATTCTGGAAGATCAAGTCTCGGCTTACGGCGATGGGGATAAGCTGCTCAGGGAGTACGCCCGTTACGCCACCATTCCGGTGATCAATATGGCTGACGACCGGTATCATCCCTGCCAGGGACTTGCGGATATCATGGGACTGCGTCAACACCTGGGCAAAGAACTGAGCGGGCAGAAACTGCTGATGGTCTGGGGGCGCGGGGCCCTGGCCCGATCCAGGTGCTCGGTGCAGGAAAACCTGCTCATCAGTTCCCGATTCGGGATGGATATCACGGTGGCTCATCCGGAAGGCTATGATCTGGACCCGGAAGTCATCGCACAGGCCAGGGAGCACTGCGCCGGGAACGGAGCAAAGTTCCAGCTAACCCACGATGTGACGAAGGGTTATCAGGGTGCTAACGTGGTCTGTTCAAGAAACTGGATGAGTCCTCACGCATATGATTCCGGGGAATTTGATCGCGCGGGGGAAGTCGAAAAAGCGCTGCAATATCCAGATTGGATCTGTGATGAAGCAAAGATGAAAATGACGGCTAATGCGTTGTTCCTCCACCCCATGCCGGTAGACCGGGGCAACGAGGCAACCGACGGAGTGGCTTCCGGAAAACGGTCGATCATCTACGACGTGGCGGAAAATCGTCTGCATGTCCAGAAAGCCGTGATGGCCCTGACCATGTCCGACAGGGAAGTGGAGCTGATTCCATGA
- a CDS encoding ornithine carbamoyltransferase — MRANLQGRDLLTLLDFTREEFEYLLEVAADLKRRQAMGELQTHILPAKSLYMIFYNQSLRTRNSFESGMTQLGGHAHYLASDKIYTPAVEGEEEAYTTERVADVARTLSRFGHGIAIRMYGPPTGWKYGKAHEYMQEFARWADIPIINMECDKYHPCQAGADMLTIKEKLGGFKGRKFVMSWAYSPSYEKPLSVPQSAIIAAAKMGLDVVQVQPEGLELDAEVIAACTKMSEQNGSKFEVLYDMKEAFKDADAVYPKCWGAKGEFENVAAGDDTGMRKLFEKNKHWICDQEMLNNAKDEVLYMHCLPADRGFEVTNEVIDGPNSVVFDQAENRLHFQKAVMGLTMS; from the coding sequence ATGAGGGCCAATCTACAGGGCAGGGACTTACTTACGCTGCTGGATTTTACCAGGGAGGAGTTTGAATACCTGCTGGAAGTGGCCGCCGATCTGAAGCGGCGCCAGGCCATGGGCGAGCTGCAAACCCACATTCTGCCTGCCAAGTCCCTTTATATGATCTTTTACAATCAGTCACTCAGGACACGCAATTCATTCGAGTCGGGGATGACGCAACTGGGTGGTCATGCCCATTACCTGGCCTCGGATAAGATTTATACGCCGGCTGTCGAGGGTGAAGAGGAAGCCTATACCACGGAAAGGGTAGCCGATGTTGCGCGGACTTTGTCACGCTTCGGGCATGGAATCGCCATCCGAATGTATGGTCCGCCAACCGGCTGGAAGTACGGTAAAGCTCATGAATACATGCAGGAATTCGCGCGCTGGGCAGATATTCCCATCATCAACATGGAATGTGACAAGTACCATCCCTGCCAGGCCGGTGCGGATATGCTGACGATCAAGGAGAAGCTCGGCGGATTCAAGGGCCGGAAGTTTGTGATGAGCTGGGCCTATTCGCCGAGTTATGAAAAACCTTTGAGCGTTCCACAGAGCGCTATTATCGCTGCTGCAAAAATGGGCCTGGATGTGGTTCAAGTGCAACCGGAAGGCTTGGAGCTGGATGCCGAAGTAATTGCGGCCTGCACGAAGATGAGCGAACAGAATGGGAGTAAGTTCGAGGTCTTGTATGATATGAAAGAAGCCTTCAAGGATGCCGATGCAGTATATCCGAAGTGTTGGGGAGCAAAGGGGGAATTTGAAAATGTCGCTGCCGGTGATGACACTGGGATGCGAAAGCTGTTTGAGAAAAATAAGCATTGGATCTGTGACCAGGAAATGCTGAACAATGCCAAGGATGAGGTCCTTTATATGCACTGCCTGCCGGCCGATCGCGGGTTCGAGGTAACCAACGAGGTTATCGATGGCCCCAACTCGGTGGTTTTCGATCAGGCGGAGAATCGCCTGCACTTTCAGAAGGCCGTAATGGGCCTCACGATGAGCTAG
- a CDS encoding amidohydrolase family protein, with translation MAKTKGTNSEKRTLLTHGRIINPGGEPVYIDDGHIVITGDRIESVSSQVPTEDQMDLVIDLNGKTVLPGMINAHTHLYSALALGIPPPKSRPQNFVEQLQAIWWKLDRALDEASTLASFEAGLVAALRAGVTTVIDHHSSQEYISGSLDKLVETAQRFGVTISPSFEITDRNGRRRFNAALRENLDMYAKYHDVPGVHPMIGLHASFTLSEESLVTIRKALEELVDWGIHIHVAEDQADQADARRKRYPSVVQRLRAHDLVNERCLFIHGLHLEPEDIGILKAAGVALVHNPTSNANNRVGLLPAETIPALKVGLGTDGMQADMLREAKEGALIRSSHLPGGAPNVNYAAMLFENNPIIDSRLFGCKLGLISPGYQADLTIYDYNPATEMSTSNIYSHVLFGLEKPTDVITRGEFRIRDNRLVDISEEEVKKRARLESSKLWRKMGALQ, from the coding sequence ATGGCAAAGACAAAAGGAACCAACTCGGAAAAGCGGACCCTATTGACCCATGGCCGGATAATTAATCCGGGCGGGGAGCCGGTTTATATTGATGATGGTCATATCGTAATCACGGGTGACCGTATCGAGTCCGTGAGCAGCCAGGTGCCCACGGAAGACCAAATGGATCTGGTGATCGATCTGAACGGTAAAACAGTGCTCCCGGGCATGATAAACGCCCACACGCATCTGTATTCCGCCCTGGCACTTGGCATACCTCCCCCAAAATCTCGACCGCAGAACTTCGTCGAGCAACTGCAAGCGATCTGGTGGAAACTTGACCGGGCGCTGGACGAGGCATCCACGCTGGCATCGTTCGAAGCCGGCCTGGTTGCCGCCCTCCGAGCCGGCGTCACTACGGTGATCGATCACCATTCCAGTCAGGAATACATATCAGGGTCTCTTGACAAGTTGGTGGAAACAGCCCAACGATTCGGCGTTACGATCTCACCCTCATTTGAGATCACCGACCGCAATGGCCGCAGAAGATTCAACGCCGCGCTGCGCGAGAATCTGGATATGTATGCGAAATACCATGATGTTCCCGGCGTACATCCGATGATCGGCCTCCACGCATCCTTCACGCTTTCCGAAGAATCATTGGTTACGATCCGAAAGGCACTCGAGGAACTGGTTGATTGGGGTATTCATATTCACGTGGCTGAAGACCAGGCCGATCAGGCGGATGCCAGGAGAAAGAGGTATCCTTCCGTGGTACAGCGCTTACGCGCCCATGATCTAGTCAACGAGCGCTGCCTATTCATCCACGGTCTTCACCTGGAACCGGAGGATATCGGGATTCTGAAAGCTGCGGGGGTGGCACTGGTGCACAATCCCACGTCGAATGCCAACAATCGGGTGGGCCTGCTGCCCGCCGAGACGATCCCGGCCCTGAAGGTCGGCCTGGGCACCGACGGCATGCAGGCGGATATGCTCCGGGAAGCGAAGGAGGGGGCTCTCATCCGCAGCTCGCATTTGCCCGGCGGTGCTCCGAATGTGAACTATGCAGCCATGCTGTTTGAGAATAATCCGATCATTGACAGCCGGCTTTTTGGATGCAAATTGGGCCTCATTTCGCCGGGGTACCAAGCCGATCTGACGATTTACGATTACAATCCGGCGACCGAAATGAGCACTTCCAATATCTATAGTCACGTTCTGTTTGGCCTGGAGAAACCGACCGATGTCATAACGCGGGGAGAATTCCGGATTCGGGATAATCGACTAGTTGATATTTCCGAAGAAGAAGTGAAAAAAAGAGCGCGGCTGGAATCGAGCAAGCTCTGGAGAAAAATGGGGGCATTACAATAA